In Oryza brachyantha chromosome 1, ObraRS2, whole genome shotgun sequence, the following are encoded in one genomic region:
- the LOC102710940 gene encoding zinc finger protein ZAT8-like, translating into MTITREEAESKEMESLRVHASALLSLSSPAPTASTPAERRALAAEGVFECKTCNKRFPSFQALGGHRTSHTRLQAKMLNDPAAAAAAAAERDRARVHECTVCGLEFSMGQALGGHMRRHRGEPGAAVVITDTDSGGTSVPQPPAEAMPDLNYPPLEDAGDGQESSSGRSSEPELLNLLV; encoded by the coding sequence ATGACAATCACGAGAGAGGAAGCGGAGAGCAAGGAGATGGAGAGCCTACGGGTGCACGCCAGCGCGCTGCTCtcgctgtcgtcgccggcgccgacggcgtcgacgccggcggagaggagggcgctggcggcggagggggtgTTCGAGTGCAAGACGTGCAACAAGCGGTTCCCGTCGTTCCAGGCGCTGGGCGGGCACCGGACGAGCCACACGCGGCTGCAGGCCAAGATGCTGAACgaccccgccgcggcggcggccgccgccgccgagagggACAGGGCGCGCGTGCACGAGTGCACCGTCTGCGGCCTCGAGTTCTCCATGGGGCAGGCGCTCGGCGGCCACATGCGCCGGCACAGGGGCGAGCCCGGCGCAGCCGTCGTGATCACCGACACCGACTCGGGCGGCACCAGCGtgccgcagccgccggcggaggccaTGCCAGACCTCAACTACCCGCCGCTggaggacgccggcgacggccaaGAATCGTCGTCCGGTCGCAGCTCGGAGCCCGAGTTACTAAACCTACTTGTATAG